The following are encoded together in the Xanthomonas sacchari genome:
- a CDS encoding MoxR family ATPase, with translation MTTAPSDAVAPLAGPALIERAEAIRAAVGHAFIGQPEVLEQILIALLAGGHVLIEGVPGLGKTLLVRALAQALELNYARVQFTPDLMPSDVSGHAVYDPKTESFKIRRGPVFTHLLLADEINRAPAKTQSALLEVMQEGQVTIEGTAFPLAPPFLALATQNPVEQEGTYPLPEAQLDRFLLKILIDYPQLEDEARMVAAVTSGRSAGDFDLSQVPRVLGAEDVVAMQAGTAAIAVDPQVIDYAVRIVAATRRWPGIALGAGPRGSIALVRAARAQAVLSGRDFVIPDDIRDVAKPALRHRIALAPELQIEGQSADDALSALLAKVEAPRK, from the coding sequence ATGACCACCGCCCCCTCCGACGCCGTCGCGCCGCTCGCCGGCCCTGCCCTGATCGAACGCGCCGAGGCGATCCGCGCCGCGGTCGGCCATGCCTTCATCGGCCAGCCGGAGGTGCTGGAGCAGATCCTGATCGCGCTGCTGGCCGGCGGCCACGTGCTGATCGAGGGCGTGCCCGGCCTCGGCAAGACCCTGCTGGTGCGCGCGCTGGCGCAGGCGCTGGAACTGAACTACGCACGCGTGCAGTTCACCCCGGACCTGATGCCCAGCGACGTCAGCGGCCATGCCGTATACGACCCCAAGACCGAGAGCTTCAAGATCCGCCGCGGCCCGGTGTTCACCCACCTGCTGCTGGCCGACGAGATCAACCGCGCCCCGGCCAAGACCCAGTCGGCGCTGCTGGAAGTGATGCAGGAAGGCCAGGTCACCATCGAAGGCACGGCCTTCCCGCTGGCGCCGCCGTTCCTGGCCCTGGCCACGCAGAACCCGGTGGAGCAGGAAGGCACCTATCCGTTGCCGGAAGCGCAGCTGGACCGCTTCCTGCTGAAGATCCTGATCGACTACCCGCAACTGGAGGACGAGGCGCGCATGGTCGCCGCGGTCACCAGCGGCCGCAGCGCCGGCGACTTCGACCTGTCGCAGGTGCCGCGCGTGCTCGGCGCCGAGGACGTGGTGGCGATGCAGGCCGGCACTGCCGCCATCGCCGTCGACCCGCAGGTGATCGACTACGCCGTGCGCATCGTCGCCGCCACTCGCCGCTGGCCGGGCATTGCGCTCGGCGCCGGCCCGCGCGGCAGCATCGCCCTGGTCCGCGCGGCCCGCGCGCAGGCGGTGCTGTCCGGCCGCGACTTCGTCATCCCCGACGACATCCGCGACGTGGCCAAGCCGGCCCTACGCCACCGCATCGCCCTGGCCCCGGAACTGCAGATCGAAGGCCAGAGCGCCGACGACGCCCTCAGCGCGCTGCTGGCCAAGGTGGAGGCGCCAAGGAAATGA
- a CDS encoding gamma carbonic anhydrase family protein, giving the protein MSPIRPYLDKTPQLGARVYVDPACTLIGDVVLEDDVSVWPGTVIRGDVNYVRIGARSNIQDGTIIHVSHHSPYNAAGYPTLIGADVTVGHGTIIHACTIEDLCLIGMGACILDGATVKKYGFVGAGAVVGPGKTVGEGELWLGNPARKARMLSDKEIESLHYSAQHYVRLKGRYLDAAAAAPQ; this is encoded by the coding sequence GTGTCCCCGATCCGCCCCTACCTCGACAAGACCCCGCAGTTGGGCGCGCGCGTCTATGTGGACCCCGCCTGCACCCTCATCGGCGACGTGGTGCTGGAGGACGACGTGTCGGTGTGGCCGGGCACGGTGATCCGCGGCGACGTCAATTACGTGCGCATCGGCGCGCGCAGCAACATCCAGGACGGCACCATCATCCACGTCAGCCACCACAGCCCCTACAACGCGGCCGGCTACCCGACCCTGATCGGTGCGGACGTGACCGTCGGCCACGGCACCATCATCCATGCCTGCACCATCGAGGACCTGTGCCTGATCGGTATGGGCGCGTGCATCCTCGACGGCGCCACGGTGAAGAAGTACGGCTTCGTCGGCGCAGGCGCGGTGGTCGGCCCTGGCAAGACCGTCGGCGAAGGCGAGCTGTGGCTGGGCAATCCGGCGCGAAAGGCGCGCATGCTCAGCGACAAGGAGATCGAGAGCCTGCACTACTCGGCGCAGCACTATGTGCGGCTGAAGGGTCGCTACCTGGACGCGGCCGCGGCAGCGCCGCAGTAG
- a CDS encoding Lrp/AsnC family transcriptional regulator: MAKGARRVAAKTWRGDALDYAILEALQCDGRIALAALGRRIGLSQPAMSERVRRLEEQGVITGYTARVDPRALGLATSAIVRLRTTHAQIGACLALFAQMPQVLDVHRVTGEDCFVLRVLVPAPAQLEPVIDALARFGAVTTSVVLRSETPRPIGRALLALAAE; encoded by the coding sequence ATGGCGAAGGGGGCGAGGCGAGTGGCGGCGAAGACCTGGCGGGGCGATGCCCTGGACTACGCGATCCTGGAGGCGCTTCAGTGCGACGGCCGCATCGCCCTGGCGGCCCTGGGGCGGCGCATCGGCCTGTCGCAGCCGGCGATGTCCGAGCGCGTGCGCCGGCTCGAGGAGCAGGGCGTGATCACCGGCTATACCGCCCGGGTCGATCCGCGCGCGCTGGGCCTGGCGACCTCGGCCATCGTCCGCCTGCGCACCACGCATGCGCAGATCGGCGCGTGCCTGGCGCTGTTCGCGCAGATGCCGCAGGTGCTGGACGTGCATCGGGTCACCGGCGAGGACTGCTTCGTGCTGCGCGTGCTGGTGCCCGCGCCGGCGCAGCTGGAGCCGGTCATCGATGCCCTGGCGCGTTTCGGCGCGGTGACCACCAGCGTGGTGTTGCGCAGCGAGACGCCGCGCCCGATCGGCCGTGCCCTACTCGCCTTGGCGGCCGAGTAG
- a CDS encoding methyltransferase domain-containing protein, translated as MVDRPTVAAYDAEAARYAQDWHDQAAPEDMYALLRRHFAPGPTADVGCGAGRDTAWLAARGFEVCGYDASAGLLKEARRRYRGLRFELAALPALAGVPSGAFRNVLCETVVMHLDQADAAAAAERLAELLMPEGTLYLSWRVAGNDAPRDAHGRLYTVLDATRMRAALGAGMQLIDDQEVVSASSGKRVHRLIARKAAAAA; from the coding sequence ATGGTGGACCGCCCGACCGTCGCTGCCTACGACGCCGAAGCCGCGCGCTATGCGCAGGACTGGCACGACCAGGCCGCGCCCGAGGACATGTACGCACTGCTCCGGCGGCATTTCGCGCCGGGGCCGACCGCCGACGTCGGCTGCGGCGCGGGGCGCGATACGGCCTGGCTCGCAGCGCGCGGTTTCGAGGTGTGCGGCTACGATGCGAGCGCCGGGCTGCTCAAGGAGGCGCGGCGGCGCTACCGCGGCCTGCGGTTCGAACTGGCCGCGTTGCCGGCACTGGCCGGCGTCCCGTCCGGCGCGTTTCGCAACGTGCTGTGCGAAACGGTGGTGATGCATCTCGACCAGGCGGACGCGGCCGCCGCCGCCGAGCGGCTGGCCGAGCTGCTGATGCCGGAGGGCACCTTGTACCTGAGCTGGCGGGTGGCCGGAAACGACGCGCCGCGCGATGCGCATGGCCGCCTGTATACCGTGCTGGATGCGACGCGGATGCGTGCGGCGCTGGGTGCCGGCATGCAGCTGATCGACGACCAGGAGGTCGTCAGCGCCTCCTCCGGCAAGCGCGTGCATCGGCTGATCGCGCGCAAGGCCGCCGCCGCCGCATAG
- a CDS encoding DUF4350 domain-containing protein has translation MNSGTRNALIFLVGLLLVSVGAAWFFGRYERAEREIVLPPRGEAAYNPLYALRQTLRADGVRAESRQRLDLAAMRLRPHDSVVLYGDPRMLGKADGDALLDWVEHGGHLVLRTPTVEVKRGDVPILEALDITVEASSPDNCLMMAVPGAAPQKFFCDGRRFHIDPDTPDNWWSGEDDDFVFARVPYGDGSVDVLSELDFLENQDNRLGRMFEGSPMENDPMLRSGGLREAGNRLLARQVLGPNYGQGTIHLIYSAELPSLWRTLFTRGWPAWLPALLILLAWLWSRMQRFGPLRAAPAEDRRSLLEHVRASGEHLLRFGRADLLHAAVREAFLARLRRRAPLAAALEGPAQAAAIAERLQLPVAQVEQALQPPPPNQPAALRERIRLLVQMRNQL, from the coding sequence ATGAACAGCGGCACGCGCAATGCGCTGATCTTCCTGGTCGGCCTGCTGTTGGTCAGCGTCGGCGCGGCCTGGTTCTTCGGCCGCTACGAACGCGCCGAGCGAGAGATCGTGCTGCCGCCGCGCGGCGAGGCCGCCTACAACCCGCTGTACGCACTGCGCCAAACCCTGCGCGCCGACGGCGTGCGCGCCGAGTCGCGGCAACGCCTGGACCTGGCGGCGATGCGCCTGCGCCCGCACGACAGCGTGGTGTTGTACGGCGACCCGCGCATGCTCGGCAAGGCCGATGGCGACGCGTTGCTGGACTGGGTGGAGCATGGCGGGCATCTGGTGCTGCGCACGCCCACCGTCGAGGTCAAGCGCGGCGACGTGCCGATCCTGGAAGCACTGGACATCACCGTCGAGGCAAGCAGCCCGGACAACTGCCTGATGATGGCGGTGCCCGGCGCGGCGCCGCAAAAATTCTTCTGCGACGGTCGCCGCTTCCACATCGATCCGGACACACCCGACAACTGGTGGAGCGGCGAGGACGACGACTTCGTGTTTGCGCGCGTGCCCTACGGCGACGGCAGCGTGGACGTGTTGTCGGAACTGGATTTCCTCGAGAACCAGGACAACCGGCTCGGCAGGATGTTCGAGGGTTCGCCGATGGAGAACGACCCGATGCTGCGCAGCGGCGGGTTGCGCGAGGCCGGCAACCGCCTGCTGGCGCGGCAGGTGCTGGGGCCGAACTACGGCCAGGGCACCATCCACCTGATCTATTCGGCCGAACTGCCGTCGCTGTGGCGCACCCTGTTCACCCGCGGCTGGCCGGCCTGGTTGCCGGCGCTGCTGATCCTGCTGGCCTGGCTGTGGTCGCGCATGCAGCGCTTCGGGCCGCTGCGCGCAGCGCCGGCCGAGGATCGCCGCTCGCTGCTGGAGCACGTGCGTGCCAGCGGCGAACACCTGCTGCGCTTCGGCCGCGCCGACCTGCTGCACGCGGCGGTGCGCGAGGCGTTCCTGGCGCGGCTGCGCCGGCGCGCACCGCTCGCCGCCGCCCTGGAGGGCCCGGCCCAGGCCGCCGCCATCGCCGAGCGCCTGCAACTGCCGGTGGCGCAGGTCGAACAGGCGCTGCAGCCGCCGCCGCCCAATCAACCCGCCGCCTTGCGCGAGCGCATCCGCCTCCTCGTCCAGATGAGAAACCAGTTATGA
- a CDS encoding stage II sporulation protein M, with protein sequence MKQEQFVLRHQHEWQAFEAWLQRSGSARKPAPTATDTPSDATAAVAPPHPQPPPPLADEDVPARYRRLCQQQALACKRGYSPQVTARLQHLMQQGHTVLYRAPRPRWRRAAEFLFAEFPQVVRSQAGYMAAATALFVVPLVTIFVLLQFRPELIHGLMDPMQVSQIERMYDPAASAQKLGRDSGTDWQMFGHYIMNNISIGLRTFASGLLAGLGTVLVLLFNGITIGAVAGHLHQIGYGVTFWRFVAGHAPFELTAIVIAGGAGLQLGLKVLAPGRRRRIDALVEGGKIGARLCLGVAAMLLVAAFIEAFWSSIATVPAWIKYSVSALLWTLVLTWLWRGGRGRVEAIDAD encoded by the coding sequence ATGAAACAGGAACAGTTCGTCCTCCGCCATCAGCACGAGTGGCAGGCGTTCGAGGCCTGGCTGCAGCGCAGCGGCAGCGCGCGCAAGCCGGCGCCGACCGCCACCGACACGCCCAGCGATGCCACCGCCGCGGTCGCGCCGCCGCATCCGCAGCCGCCGCCGCCGCTGGCCGACGAGGACGTGCCGGCGCGCTACCGGCGCCTGTGCCAGCAGCAGGCGCTGGCGTGCAAGCGCGGCTACAGCCCGCAGGTCACCGCGCGCCTGCAGCACCTGATGCAACAGGGCCACACCGTCCTGTACCGGGCGCCGCGTCCGCGCTGGCGACGCGCGGCGGAATTCCTGTTCGCCGAATTCCCGCAGGTGGTGCGCAGCCAGGCCGGCTACATGGCCGCGGCCACCGCGCTGTTCGTGGTGCCGCTGGTGACCATCTTCGTGCTGCTGCAGTTCCGTCCGGAACTGATCCACGGGCTGATGGATCCGATGCAGGTCAGCCAGATCGAGCGCATGTACGACCCGGCCGCCAGCGCGCAGAAGCTCGGCCGCGACAGCGGCACCGATTGGCAGATGTTCGGCCACTACATCATGAACAACATCAGCATCGGCCTGCGCACCTTCGCCAGCGGCCTGCTGGCGGGACTGGGCACGGTGCTGGTGCTGCTGTTCAACGGCATCACCATCGGCGCGGTGGCCGGGCACCTGCATCAGATCGGCTATGGCGTCACCTTCTGGCGCTTCGTCGCCGGGCATGCGCCGTTCGAACTGACCGCGATCGTGATCGCCGGCGGCGCCGGCCTGCAACTGGGCCTGAAGGTGCTGGCGCCGGGACGGCGGCGACGCATCGATGCGCTGGTCGAAGGCGGCAAGATCGGCGCACGGCTGTGCCTGGGCGTGGCCGCGATGCTGCTGGTCGCCGCCTTCATCGAGGCGTTCTGGTCGTCCATCGCGACCGTGCCGGCGTGGATCAAGTACAGCGTGTCGGCGCTGCTGTGGACGCTGGTGCTGACGTGGCTGTGGCGCGGCGGTCGCGGCCGGGTGGAGGCCATCGATGCGGATTGA
- a CDS encoding nitrous oxide reductase family maturation protein NosD translates to MSCAFSRGLALLAAALLPGAVRAYQAEPAPPERSVLTVDRYADDDAPGSLRWAITTANQAPGRYRIEIAAVGAPPYVIRPRAPLPALQGPLQVVGLARAHDGQYIAIDGAGYIRGKGTAACPGAEKGQFGTNVRSTTLPGLLLRDTRGVELSGLEIRNFCIGVLLNRASDNVLRDNRIVANHGGAGVMLTGDDGNGQSTATTTVRNRIERNTFLDNGDGLELTRGAAWNLVADNVFRSTDANPEPSQGIEILWGNDNTVLRNRFERYSDGLQINWGNRNTIADNDFAGNSIGVSVTGRDNLIEGNRLTGNGIGIAVRPQPRSEANRFSANLLSGNGLKIERCFAGGACVPGQPRGAIVFGVPGLEHAPFVGSRGIGVDPDPRKRATICGATAADGCQPAPNFGQAAPQLRTIERGAGVPQVQGSFVGRPGHLYTVELFGNRHRGDDEAERYLGRVEAAVDAQGQGRFALPLDGDSAGLATLTATVTSDDGATSPLSAPLAVTP, encoded by the coding sequence ATGTCCTGTGCGTTTTCCCGCGGCCTGGCCCTGTTGGCGGCGGCCCTGCTTCCCGGTGCCGTGCGCGCCTACCAGGCCGAGCCGGCGCCGCCGGAGCGCAGCGTGCTCACCGTGGACCGCTACGCCGACGACGATGCCCCGGGATCGCTGCGCTGGGCGATCACCACCGCCAACCAGGCGCCCGGCCGTTACCGCATCGAGATCGCCGCAGTAGGCGCGCCGCCGTACGTGATCCGCCCGCGCGCGCCGTTGCCGGCACTGCAGGGGCCGCTGCAGGTGGTGGGCCTGGCGCGGGCGCACGACGGCCAGTACATCGCCATCGACGGCGCCGGTTACATCCGCGGCAAGGGCACCGCGGCCTGCCCGGGCGCGGAGAAGGGCCAGTTCGGCACCAACGTGCGCAGCACCACGCTGCCGGGCCTGCTGCTGCGCGACACCCGGGGCGTGGAACTGAGCGGCCTGGAGATCCGCAACTTCTGCATCGGCGTGCTGCTCAACCGCGCCAGCGACAATGTGCTGCGCGACAACCGCATCGTCGCCAACCACGGCGGCGCCGGGGTGATGCTGACCGGCGACGACGGCAACGGCCAGTCCACCGCCACCACCACGGTGCGCAACCGCATCGAGCGCAATACCTTCCTCGACAACGGCGACGGCCTGGAGCTGACCCGCGGCGCGGCCTGGAACCTGGTGGCCGACAACGTGTTCCGCTCCACCGACGCCAATCCCGAGCCATCGCAGGGCATCGAGATCCTGTGGGGCAACGACAACACCGTGCTGCGCAACCGCTTCGAGCGCTACTCCGACGGGTTGCAGATCAACTGGGGCAACCGCAACACCATCGCCGACAACGACTTCGCCGGCAATTCGATCGGGGTCAGCGTCACCGGCCGCGACAACCTGATCGAGGGCAACCGCCTGACCGGCAACGGTATCGGCATCGCGGTGCGCCCGCAGCCGCGCAGCGAAGCCAACCGGTTCAGCGCCAACCTGCTGTCCGGCAACGGCCTGAAGATCGAGCGCTGTTTCGCCGGCGGCGCCTGCGTGCCCGGCCAGCCGCGCGGCGCCATCGTGTTCGGCGTGCCGGGCCTGGAGCACGCGCCCTTCGTCGGTTCGCGCGGCATCGGCGTCGATCCGGACCCGCGCAAGCGCGCGACGATCTGCGGCGCCACGGCGGCGGACGGTTGCCAGCCTGCGCCGAACTTCGGCCAGGCCGCCCCGCAGTTGCGCACGATCGAACGCGGCGCCGGCGTGCCGCAGGTGCAGGGCAGCTTCGTCGGCCGCCCCGGCCATCTGTACACGGTGGAGCTGTTCGGCAATCGCCACCGCGGCGACGACGAAGCCGAACGCTATCTCGGCCGCGTCGAGGCGGCGGTGGATGCGCAGGGACAGGGCCGCTTTGCGCTGCCGCTGGACGGCGACAGCGCAGGATTGGCCACGCTCACCGCCACCGTCACCAGCGACGATGGCGCGACCTCGCCGCTGAGCGCACCGCTGGCGGTGACGCCGTGA
- a CDS encoding DUF2167 domain-containing protein, translating into MESQMLKISLRGLLAAFCCALCFSAVPALAQDSGPDMTAEQFVGTLHFRDGHIEVPQAKVHFDLGPEFRYLDKTDARRVLESYWGNPPDDDVLGLIVPRRPALDEKGSWAVVVTYSDDGYVSDEDASKIDYQAMLKDMQEATREENAQRKKAGYEQVDLVGWAVPPRYDTGSKKLYWARELAFAGEREHTLNYDIRVLGRHGYLSLNAVSGMGELAQVRAGMQQLLPMAEFDSGARYADHNPSTDKIASYGLATLIGGGLAAKAGLFAKLGLLLAKAWKLVLVGLMGLVAGVRKLFGGRQRDGGTVR; encoded by the coding sequence ATGGAATCGCAGATGCTCAAGATCTCGCTGCGCGGCCTGCTGGCCGCTTTTTGCTGTGCGCTGTGCTTCAGCGCCGTCCCGGCGCTGGCCCAGGACAGCGGCCCGGACATGACCGCCGAGCAGTTCGTCGGCACGCTGCATTTCCGCGACGGCCACATCGAGGTCCCGCAGGCCAAGGTGCATTTCGACCTCGGCCCGGAATTCCGCTACCTGGACAAGACCGATGCGCGGCGGGTGCTGGAGAGTTACTGGGGCAACCCGCCCGACGACGACGTGCTGGGCCTGATCGTGCCGCGCCGGCCGGCGCTCGACGAGAAGGGCAGTTGGGCGGTGGTGGTCACCTATTCCGACGACGGCTACGTGTCCGACGAGGACGCCAGCAAGATCGACTACCAGGCCATGCTCAAGGACATGCAGGAGGCCACCCGCGAGGAGAACGCGCAGCGCAAGAAGGCCGGCTACGAGCAGGTCGACCTGGTCGGCTGGGCGGTGCCGCCGCGTTACGACACCGGCAGCAAGAAGCTGTACTGGGCGCGCGAGCTGGCATTCGCGGGCGAGCGCGAGCACACCCTCAACTACGACATCCGCGTGCTCGGCCGGCACGGCTACCTCAGCCTCAATGCGGTCTCGGGCATGGGCGAACTGGCGCAGGTGCGCGCGGGCATGCAGCAGTTGCTGCCGATGGCCGAGTTCGACAGCGGCGCCCGCTATGCCGACCACAACCCGTCCACCGACAAGATCGCCAGCTACGGCCTGGCCACCCTGATCGGCGGCGGCCTGGCGGCCAAGGCCGGCCTGTTCGCCAAGCTCGGCCTGCTGCTGGCCAAGGCCTGGAAGCTGGTACTGGTCGGCCTGATGGGCCTGGTCGCCGGCGTGCGCAAGCTGTTCGGCGGACGCCAGCGCGACGGCGGCACGGTGCGCTGA
- a CDS encoding DUF4129 domain-containing protein has protein sequence MRIERLDVVLRARSAWEAMELGTALVRRHAGAIWKPWVLVTLPLCVVLNLGAWAIDRLWLASLLLWWLKPVLDRIPLFVISRAVFGDVPRVRDTVRAQGAWGWRTLLGYLTWRRLSPARSVFMPLELLEGASADQQRERRRTLGGAIYGHALLLASVCWHFEAMLCVACIATIFMFVPIDLLPETARAAWALIGDQTPAWADIGFNVIGWLAMTLIEPFFVGAGFGLYLNRRTQLEAWDVEMALRRMAARLRGAAPLALLCVALLAAPTAALRAQPVADDAATQTAAAQDAPAEGTRDGDGETDTDADADADANAETDDKAAAAPAADTHHHNAAHPVPLDEVFDTEPAADARFARAADRAYADPLLTAKRTIGYWKKRNPDEPPKPDDKQQDLTPFGKWIEAAAQAIAFVGRWGMWLLAGILLLVLLLTARHWLPWMRGTGRRRATPPTAPEHVPVLAPQPLPDDVATVARRAWREGRHRDALALLYRASVATLCERADLVLPPSATEAQCLRAAQRLPDAADRGLFARMVRVWQHAAYAGRLPADDAFDTLVDELQRQFRWQA, from the coding sequence ATGCGGATTGAGCGCCTGGACGTGGTGCTGCGCGCACGCTCGGCCTGGGAAGCGATGGAACTGGGCACTGCGCTGGTCCGGCGCCACGCCGGGGCGATCTGGAAGCCATGGGTGCTGGTCACCCTGCCGCTGTGCGTCGTGCTCAACCTCGGCGCCTGGGCGATCGACCGGCTGTGGCTGGCGTCGCTGTTGCTGTGGTGGCTGAAGCCGGTGCTGGACCGGATCCCGCTGTTCGTGATCTCGCGCGCGGTGTTCGGCGACGTACCGCGCGTGCGCGACACCGTGCGCGCGCAGGGCGCCTGGGGCTGGCGCACGCTGCTCGGCTACCTGACCTGGCGCCGGCTGAGCCCGGCACGCAGCGTGTTCATGCCGCTGGAGTTGCTGGAAGGCGCCAGCGCCGACCAGCAGCGCGAGCGCCGCCGCACCCTGGGCGGGGCCATCTACGGCCACGCACTGCTGCTGGCCAGCGTGTGCTGGCATTTCGAGGCGATGCTGTGCGTGGCCTGCATCGCCACGATCTTCATGTTCGTGCCCATCGACCTGCTGCCGGAGACCGCGCGCGCGGCCTGGGCGCTGATCGGCGACCAGACGCCGGCATGGGCGGACATCGGCTTCAACGTCATCGGCTGGCTGGCGATGACCCTGATCGAACCGTTCTTCGTCGGCGCCGGCTTCGGCCTGTACCTCAACCGGCGTACCCAGCTGGAAGCCTGGGACGTGGAGATGGCGCTGCGCCGGATGGCCGCGCGCCTGCGCGGCGCCGCGCCGCTGGCGCTGCTGTGCGTGGCCCTGCTCGCCGCGCCGACCGCGGCGCTGCGTGCGCAACCGGTGGCCGACGACGCGGCAACGCAGACCGCGGCGGCGCAGGATGCGCCCGCCGAGGGCACGCGCGATGGCGATGGCGAAACCGATACCGACGCCGACGCCGACGCCGACGCAAACGCCGAGACCGACGACAAGGCCGCGGCCGCGCCCGCCGCCGACACCCACCACCACAACGCCGCGCATCCGGTCCCGCTGGACGAAGTGTTCGACACCGAGCCCGCCGCCGATGCGCGCTTCGCCCGCGCCGCCGACCGTGCCTACGCCGACCCGCTGCTGACCGCCAAGCGCACCATCGGCTACTGGAAGAAGCGCAATCCCGACGAACCGCCCAAGCCGGACGACAAGCAGCAAGACCTCACCCCATTCGGCAAATGGATCGAGGCCGCGGCCCAGGCCATCGCCTTCGTCGGCCGCTGGGGCATGTGGCTGCTGGCGGGGATCCTGCTGCTGGTGCTGCTGCTCACCGCCAGGCACTGGCTGCCGTGGATGCGCGGCACCGGGCGCCGCCGCGCGACGCCGCCCACGGCGCCGGAGCATGTGCCGGTGCTGGCACCGCAACCGCTGCCCGACGACGTGGCGACGGTGGCACGACGCGCCTGGCGCGAGGGTCGCCATCGCGATGCGCTGGCGCTGCTGTACCGGGCCAGCGTGGCGACGCTGTGCGAACGCGCCGACCTGGTGCTGCCGCCCAGCGCCACCGAGGCGCAGTGCCTGCGCGCCGCGCAACGCCTGCCCGACGCCGCCGACCGCGGCTTGTTCGCGCGCATGGTGCGGGTGTGGCAGCACGCCGCCTATGCCGGCCGGCTGCCGGCGGATGACGCCTTCGACACGCTGGTCGACGAGCTGCAGCGCCAGTTCCGGTGGCAGGCATGA
- a CDS encoding alpha/beta hydrolase translates to MQDVVIVPGIGDSGPEHWQTLWQRHDPRMRRLQPASFAHPQLHDWLRALDHCVQHCATPPLLVAHSLGCLLVAHWAARAERLPRGAFLVAVPDPDSAAFPHAQAASFAPAPATPLPFPSLIVASSDDPYAAPSYSRRCAAAWGSGLVELDRLGHINAASGLGAWPHGAHLLAAFDAGLGPTPA, encoded by the coding sequence ATGCAGGACGTGGTGATCGTGCCGGGCATCGGCGACTCGGGACCGGAGCACTGGCAAACCCTCTGGCAGCGGCACGACCCGCGCATGCGCCGGCTGCAACCGGCGTCGTTCGCGCATCCGCAACTGCACGACTGGCTGCGCGCGCTCGACCATTGCGTGCAGCACTGCGCCACGCCGCCGCTGCTGGTCGCGCACAGCCTGGGTTGCCTGCTGGTCGCGCATTGGGCCGCGCGTGCCGAACGCCTGCCGCGCGGCGCCTTCCTGGTCGCCGTGCCCGATCCGGACAGTGCCGCGTTCCCGCATGCGCAGGCGGCCAGCTTCGCTCCGGCGCCGGCGACGCCGCTGCCGTTCCCCAGCCTGATCGTGGCCAGCAGCGACGATCCCTACGCAGCGCCGTCCTACAGCCGTCGCTGCGCGGCCGCCTGGGGCAGCGGACTGGTCGAACTCGATCGCCTGGGACATATCAACGCAGCCAGCGGCCTGGGCGCCTGGCCGCACGGCGCGCACTTGCTGGCCGCCTTCGACGCCGGCCTCGGACCGACACCGGCCTAG
- a CDS encoding RDD family protein, with amino-acid sequence MLDTYREVVTPEGVPLHLPAAGAVPRALAWLIDLALRFALLAAMGMFLGLLGGLGQGLYLVAMFLVFWAYPIVLEGWRGQTLGKQALGLRVVARNGAPVGWMAAITRNLLRTVDMLPFGYAVGLLACLFDAHSRRLGDLVAGTLVVHQPPREDEALPPIASALAPPRPLLPAEQAALIAFAERAPRLTPERQLELAALAQPLTDTPGQAGVLRLYAMANWLLGRR; translated from the coding sequence ATGCTCGATACCTATCGCGAAGTCGTCACCCCCGAAGGCGTGCCGCTGCATCTGCCGGCCGCCGGCGCGGTGCCGCGCGCACTGGCCTGGCTGATCGACCTGGCGCTGCGCTTCGCCCTGCTCGCCGCCATGGGCATGTTCCTCGGCCTGCTCGGCGGCCTCGGCCAGGGCCTGTACCTGGTGGCGATGTTCCTGGTGTTCTGGGCCTACCCGATCGTGTTGGAGGGCTGGCGCGGCCAGACCCTGGGCAAGCAGGCGCTGGGCCTGCGCGTGGTGGCGCGCAACGGCGCGCCGGTGGGGTGGATGGCCGCGATCACCCGCAACCTGCTGCGCACCGTGGACATGCTGCCGTTCGGCTACGCCGTCGGCCTGCTGGCCTGCCTGTTCGATGCCCATTCGCGGCGCCTGGGCGACTTGGTCGCCGGCACGCTGGTGGTGCACCAACCGCCGCGCGAGGACGAGGCGTTGCCGCCGATCGCCAGCGCCCTCGCACCGCCGCGGCCGCTGCTGCCGGCCGAACAGGCGGCGCTGATCGCCTTCGCCGAGCGCGCGCCGCGGCTCACCCCGGAGCGGCAGCTGGAACTGGCCGCGCTGGCGCAGCCGCTGACCGACACGCCGGGCCAGGCCGGAGTGCTGCGCCTGTACGCGATGGCCAACTGGTTGCTGGGCCGCCGATGA